A stretch of the bacterium SCSIO 12827 genome encodes the following:
- a CDS encoding iron ABC transporter permease: MEPALVIWARRGVLAMLGLGAVALLFFAAATVGQFPVSLSDVARILWEGLTGLPQDVSDRARAVVMDIRVPRLASALLVGLALSAAGATYQAVFRNPLVAPDILGVTSGAGLGAVLAIFLSLPVAAIQGMAFVFGLGAVTLVYAVSRAVKGAHDPILVLVLAGVVIGAVMGAGIAVLTYLADPYDQLPAITFWLMGSLAGVTFSDLGNAWPAVALGLGPLLFLRWRVNLMSLGDDEARALGVDTERLRLILVVCATLATSSVVAIAGTIGWVGLIIPHMARFVVGPEFSRLLPATILMGSVYLLGVDTIARAATTVEIPLGVLNAFVGAPLFLWVLARARLSWR; encoded by the coding sequence ATGGAACCGGCATTGGTGATCTGGGCGCGCCGGGGCGTGCTGGCTATGCTGGGCCTGGGCGCGGTCGCGCTGCTGTTCTTCGCCGCCGCCACGGTCGGCCAATTTCCCGTTTCCTTAAGCGACGTCGCCCGTATTTTGTGGGAAGGCCTGACGGGCCTGCCCCAGGATGTGTCGGACAGGGCCCGCGCCGTGGTCATGGACATCCGCGTGCCGCGCCTGGCTTCGGCCCTGCTGGTCGGGCTGGCCCTGTCGGCGGCGGGGGCGACCTATCAGGCCGTGTTCCGCAATCCGCTCGTCGCCCCGGACATCCTGGGCGTGACCTCGGGTGCGGGTCTGGGCGCCGTTCTGGCCATCTTCCTCAGCCTGCCCGTGGCGGCGATCCAGGGCATGGCCTTCGTGTTCGGCCTGGGGGCTGTGACGCTGGTTTACGCCGTGTCCCGTGCGGTTAAGGGCGCCCACGACCCGATCCTGGTGCTGGTCCTGGCCGGGGTGGTGATCGGCGCCGTGATGGGGGCCGGGATCGCCGTGCTGACCTATCTGGCCGATCCTTACGACCAGTTGCCAGCCATCACCTTCTGGCTCATGGGCTCGCTCGCGGGCGTGACCTTTTCCGATCTGGGCAATGCCTGGCCCGCCGTGGCCCTGGGGCTGGGGCCGCTTCTGTTCCTGCGCTGGCGGGTGAATTTGATGTCGCTCGGCGATGACGAGGCGCGGGCGCTGGGGGTCGACACGGAACGTCTGCGCCTGATCCTGGTGGTCTGCGCGACCCTGGCGACGTCCTCTGTCGTCGCCATCGCCGGGACCATCGGCTGGGTCGGCCTGATCATCCCCCATATGGCGCGCTTTGTGGTCGGGCCGGAATTCTCGCGCCTGCTGCCGGCGACGATCCTGATGGGGTCCGTCTACCTGCTGGGCGTCGATACCATTGCCCGCGCCGCGACGACCGTGGAAATCCCCCTGGGCGTGCTCAACGCCTTTGTCGGGGCACCCTTGTTTCTCTGGGTGCTGGCCCGGGCGAGGTTGTCATGGCGTTAG
- a CDS encoding iron ABC transporter substrate-binding protein, whose amino-acid sequence MPLHRRQLLGLFGGLPFAAVPGVLRAAGRRITDSAGRAVAVPDRVTKVFPAGPPASIFLYMMAPDLLAGWSRVLRGKERAGIAETYHGLPEIGRLTGRGGSANLETVMVMKPDLILDYGSVKPTYISLADRVQAQTGIPYALIDGRFDNIAKSFLTLGDLIGRPERGRACAAKAQTIIDGLAAARAAIPTADRPRVYYGRGADGLQTGAKGAINVELLGHAGAVNVADQAGEGGLTKVSLEQILGWDPDVVLTTDPNFFDLIWTHDVWKTLPAVKAGRVYLSPTVPWGWFDRPPSANRLIGLHWLLAVLYPDRFLQGLADRARDFYSFFYHLDLDADRLAMILGPGSHPGNPRKP is encoded by the coding sequence ATGCCCCTTCATCGACGCCAGCTGCTGGGATTGTTTGGCGGCTTGCCGTTTGCGGCGGTGCCGGGCGTCTTGCGCGCGGCGGGGCGGCGGATCACCGATTCCGCGGGCCGCGCGGTCGCCGTGCCGGACCGGGTGACCAAGGTGTTTCCCGCCGGGCCGCCGGCCTCGATCTTCCTCTACATGATGGCGCCGGACCTGTTGGCGGGCTGGTCGCGGGTCCTGCGCGGCAAGGAACGGGCGGGCATCGCCGAAACATATCACGGCCTGCCGGAAATCGGCCGCCTGACCGGGCGCGGCGGCAGCGCCAACCTGGAAACCGTCATGGTCATGAAGCCGGATCTGATCTTGGATTACGGGTCGGTCAAGCCGACGTACATTTCCCTGGCCGATCGGGTGCAGGCGCAGACCGGCATTCCCTATGCCTTGATCGACGGACGGTTCGACAACATCGCCAAATCCTTCCTGACCCTGGGCGACCTGATCGGCCGCCCGGAGCGGGGCCGCGCTTGCGCCGCCAAGGCCCAGACGATCATCGACGGTCTGGCCGCCGCGCGCGCGGCGATCCCGACGGCTGACCGCCCGCGCGTCTATTACGGGCGCGGCGCCGACGGCCTGCAGACGGGGGCCAAGGGCGCCATCAATGTGGAACTTCTGGGCCATGCGGGGGCGGTCAACGTCGCCGATCAGGCGGGCGAGGGTGGCCTGACCAAGGTCTCGCTTGAACAGATTCTCGGCTGGGATCCGGACGTGGTGCTGACCACCGACCCCAATTTCTTCGATCTGATCTGGACCCACGACGTTTGGAAGACGCTGCCGGCGGTCAAGGCCGGGCGGGTGTATCTGTCACCGACCGTACCCTGGGGCTGGTTCGACCGTCCGCCCTCGGCCAACCGGCTGATCGGCCTGCACTGGCTGCTCGCTGTGCTCTATCCTGACCGCTTCCTTCAGGGTCTGGCCGATCGGGCGCGGGATTTCTATTCCTTCTTTTACCACCTTGATCTGGACGCCGACCGCTTGGCCATGATCCTGGGGCCGGGCAGCCATCCCGGCAATCCCCGGAAACCATGA
- a CDS encoding Tat pathway signal sequence domain protein produces MTACRLTTAAAILVLGAMIAVAGPARAADGRIGVELNKLEPLASACRAYLVLTNKAGMAFRDLKLDLVIFDTDGIVARRVAVQGGPIPDGKTSLKVFDIDGVQCPKISRFLLNGVMTCDTQDGKPGDCVGLIDTTSRAAASLIK; encoded by the coding sequence ATGACAGCCTGCCGCCTGACGACCGCCGCCGCTATCCTCGTCCTTGGCGCCATGATCGCCGTCGCGGGCCCAGCCCGGGCGGCGGATGGGCGCATCGGGGTGGAATTGAACAAGTTGGAACCGCTGGCCAGCGCCTGCCGCGCTTATCTGGTGCTGACGAACAAGGCGGGCATGGCGTTCCGCGATCTCAAACTGGATCTGGTGATCTTCGATACGGACGGCATCGTCGCCCGCCGCGTGGCGGTGCAGGGCGGGCCGATCCCCGACGGCAAGACGTCGCTCAAGGTGTTCGACATCGACGGCGTGCAATGCCCCAAGATCAGTCGCTTTCTTCTGAACGGCGTCATGACCTGCGACACCCAGGACGGCAAACCCGGCGACTGCGTCGGGCTGATCGACACGACGTCGCGTGCGGCAGCATCCCTCATTAAATGA